In one Brienomyrus brachyistius isolate T26 chromosome 7, BBRACH_0.4, whole genome shotgun sequence genomic region, the following are encoded:
- the ppp1r3b gene encoding protein phosphatase 1 regulatory subunit 3B isoform X1, with protein MFQMNCTSVFGFLPHRSAMPADLALPLYLSGEELCCRRVPRLVEPLRPCLLRCSNLQVTPRPPRSRHAGENEELGKAKKQVSFADHKGQALTTVKVFSEFEDPIDIPCNISEFLSPMVSPVPDEGRLVLDFAQPSSDYVEFRQRLDRERVCLEHCVLKERSLAGTVKVKNLSFEKSVKIRITFDTWKSHEDVECQFVRDTYGASDRDTFSFEVAIPEQLHPHKRVEFAVSYEVAGCTYWDSNHGQNYRIIQSALKNTAPSGHQGLGLDQLGIHFDRYGSPRCSHGIFPEWPSYAGYQEIGPYY; from the exons ATGTTTCAGATGAACTGCACCAG TGTATTTGGCTTCCTGCCCCACAGATCGGCGATGCCTGCAGATCTGGCATTACCGCTCTACCTGTCCGGGGAAGAGTTGTGCTGCAGGCGAGTGCCGAGGCTGGTTGAGCCTCTGAGGCCGTGCCTCCTCCGTTGTTCCAACCTACAAGTGACGCCGCGGCCACCACGATCGCGTCACGCTGGAGAGAATGAGGAGCTTGGCAAGGCCAAGAAGCAGGTGTCCTTTGCTGACCACAAGGGGCAAGCGCTAACCACGGTCAAGGTGTTCTCCGAGTTTGAGGATCCCATTGACATTCCGTGCAACATCTCAGAATTCCTGAGTCCTATGGTCAGCCCGGTCCCGGATGAGGGGCGTCTGGTCCTAGATTTCGCCCAACCGTCCTCGGACTACGTGGAGTTCCGGCAGAGGTTGGACCGGGAGCGTGTGTGTCTGGAGCACTGCGTGTTGAAGGAGAGATCTCTTGCAGGTACTGTGAAGGTCAAGAACCTGTCGTTTGAGAAGAGCGTCAAGATCCGCATCACCTTTGACACGTGGAAGAGCCACGAGGACGTCGAGTGTCAGTTTGTGAGGGACACCTATGGAGCATCTGACCGTGACACCTTCTCCTTCGAGGTGGCTATTCCCGAGCAGCTGCACCCGCACAAGCGCGTCGAGTTTGCAGTCTCCTACGAGGTCGCTGGCTGCACCTACTGGGACAGCAACCATGGCCAGAACTACAGGATCATCCAGTCAGCACTGAAGAACACTGCCCCTAGTGGACATCAAGGGCTAGGCCTCGACCAATTGGGCATACACTTTGACCGCTATGGCAGTCCCCGCTGCTCTCACGGAATCTTCCCAGAGTGGCCGAGCTATGCCGGGTATCAAGAAATTGGGCCGTATTATTGA
- the LOC125746363 gene encoding uncharacterized protein LOC125746363 isoform X1: protein MRCHPPWSQLRAKCCFFPVRKKSGGIWMCKRILKPIRSILRLLGEGDISRPIEELQAFYYCILVVDRYLRGALPRRASPEDRERWEVSLWEYVSLHTMFQGRELHSLYTQSLKGCHSFEATCDGWRYNFLASRLLRACADLPRLFLAWGLHSARTLTWEPEAAALGPSAQNGCSASERARKLQRSRKGGEDLARFTSSRSKNEAGYLSA from the exons ATGAG GTGTCATCCTCCGTGGTCACAGCTACGGGCAAAATGTTGCTTCTTCCCCGTCAGGAAAAAATCCGGAGGAATTTGGATG TGCAAGCGCATCTTGAAGCCAATTCGATCGATCCTACGGCTCCTGGGAGAGGGCGACATCTCACGGCCCATCGAGGAACTGCAAGCCTTCTACTACTGCATCCTAGTCGTCGATCGCTACCTTCGCGGCGCGCTGCCGAGACGCGCGTCACCGGAGGACCGAGAGCGCTGGGAGGT CAGCCTGTGGGAGTATGTCTCTCTCCACACCATGTTCCAGGGGCGGGAACTGCACAGTCTGTACACACAAAGTCTAAAAGGCTGCCACAGCTTCGAG GCAACCTGTGATGGGTGGCGCTACAACTTTTTGGCAAGTCGGCTGCTCAGGGCCTGCGCTGACCTTCCAAGGCTTTTCCTGGCCTGGGGTCTCCACAGCGCCCGGACGTTGACGTGGGAACCAGAGGCAGCTGCACTGGGCCCCTCGGCCCAGAATGGCTGCTCGGCAAGTGAGAGAGCAAGGAAGTTGCAGAGGAGTAGAAAAGGGGGCGAAGATTTAGCTAGATTTACCAGCTCACGGAGCAAGAATGAGGCAGGCTACCTTTCAGCTTAA
- the LOC125746363 gene encoding uncharacterized protein LOC125746363 isoform X2 yields MRCHPPWSQLRAKCCFFPVRKKSGGIWMCKRILKPIRSILRLLGEGDISRPIEELQAFYYCILVVDRYLRGALPRRASPEDRERWEVLWEYVSLHTMFQGRELHSLYTQSLKGCHSFEATCDGWRYNFLASRLLRACADLPRLFLAWGLHSARTLTWEPEAAALGPSAQNGCSASERARKLQRSRKGGEDLARFTSSRSKNEAGYLSA; encoded by the exons ATGAG GTGTCATCCTCCGTGGTCACAGCTACGGGCAAAATGTTGCTTCTTCCCCGTCAGGAAAAAATCCGGAGGAATTTGGATG TGCAAGCGCATCTTGAAGCCAATTCGATCGATCCTACGGCTCCTGGGAGAGGGCGACATCTCACGGCCCATCGAGGAACTGCAAGCCTTCTACTACTGCATCCTAGTCGTCGATCGCTACCTTCGCGGCGCGCTGCCGAGACGCGCGTCACCGGAGGACCGAGAGCGCTGGGAGGT CCTGTGGGAGTATGTCTCTCTCCACACCATGTTCCAGGGGCGGGAACTGCACAGTCTGTACACACAAAGTCTAAAAGGCTGCCACAGCTTCGAG GCAACCTGTGATGGGTGGCGCTACAACTTTTTGGCAAGTCGGCTGCTCAGGGCCTGCGCTGACCTTCCAAGGCTTTTCCTGGCCTGGGGTCTCCACAGCGCCCGGACGTTGACGTGGGAACCAGAGGCAGCTGCACTGGGCCCCTCGGCCCAGAATGGCTGCTCGGCAAGTGAGAGAGCAAGGAAGTTGCAGAGGAGTAGAAAAGGGGGCGAAGATTTAGCTAGATTTACCAGCTCACGGAGCAAGAATGAGGCAGGCTACCTTTCAGCTTAA
- the ppp1r3b gene encoding protein phosphatase 1 regulatory subunit 3B isoform X2, whose protein sequence is MDCQSVFGFLPHRSAMPADLALPLYLSGEELCCRRVPRLVEPLRPCLLRCSNLQVTPRPPRSRHAGENEELGKAKKQVSFADHKGQALTTVKVFSEFEDPIDIPCNISEFLSPMVSPVPDEGRLVLDFAQPSSDYVEFRQRLDRERVCLEHCVLKERSLAGTVKVKNLSFEKSVKIRITFDTWKSHEDVECQFVRDTYGASDRDTFSFEVAIPEQLHPHKRVEFAVSYEVAGCTYWDSNHGQNYRIIQSALKNTAPSGHQGLGLDQLGIHFDRYGSPRCSHGIFPEWPSYAGYQEIGPYY, encoded by the exons ATGGATTGCCAAAG TGTATTTGGCTTCCTGCCCCACAGATCGGCGATGCCTGCAGATCTGGCATTACCGCTCTACCTGTCCGGGGAAGAGTTGTGCTGCAGGCGAGTGCCGAGGCTGGTTGAGCCTCTGAGGCCGTGCCTCCTCCGTTGTTCCAACCTACAAGTGACGCCGCGGCCACCACGATCGCGTCACGCTGGAGAGAATGAGGAGCTTGGCAAGGCCAAGAAGCAGGTGTCCTTTGCTGACCACAAGGGGCAAGCGCTAACCACGGTCAAGGTGTTCTCCGAGTTTGAGGATCCCATTGACATTCCGTGCAACATCTCAGAATTCCTGAGTCCTATGGTCAGCCCGGTCCCGGATGAGGGGCGTCTGGTCCTAGATTTCGCCCAACCGTCCTCGGACTACGTGGAGTTCCGGCAGAGGTTGGACCGGGAGCGTGTGTGTCTGGAGCACTGCGTGTTGAAGGAGAGATCTCTTGCAGGTACTGTGAAGGTCAAGAACCTGTCGTTTGAGAAGAGCGTCAAGATCCGCATCACCTTTGACACGTGGAAGAGCCACGAGGACGTCGAGTGTCAGTTTGTGAGGGACACCTATGGAGCATCTGACCGTGACACCTTCTCCTTCGAGGTGGCTATTCCCGAGCAGCTGCACCCGCACAAGCGCGTCGAGTTTGCAGTCTCCTACGAGGTCGCTGGCTGCACCTACTGGGACAGCAACCATGGCCAGAACTACAGGATCATCCAGTCAGCACTGAAGAACACTGCCCCTAGTGGACATCAAGGGCTAGGCCTCGACCAATTGGGCATACACTTTGACCGCTATGGCAGTCCCCGCTGCTCTCACGGAATCTTCCCAGAGTGGCCGAGCTATGCCGGGTATCAAGAAATTGGGCCGTATTATTGA